The DNA sequence TACAGAAGTTTTAAATGCTGAAAGAGACTTATTAAATGCAAGATTAAGTCAAGTTAATGATAAACTTCAACAATTACAAGCTTCAATTAACCTTTACAAAGCTTTAGGTGGAGGTGTTAACTAAACCAAAGATGTAATGTATTAAAAAAGTCGGATTTTTATAAAATCCGACTTTTTTATTTTATGCTGTAAATTACCGGTATGCTAAAATGTGAACACACGTATTATTTTAACTCTTGCATTAACTTTAAATAATGTGAGTATCTTTTTTCTGATATTCTTCCTTCCTTGACTGCTTCAATAACGGCACATTGCGGTTCATTGATATGTAAGCAATTATTATACTTGCAATAAACCTTTTCGCGTAAAATTTCGGGAAAATAATCTTGTAATTCTTCTTTATGAATGTCTACTAATTCAAATTCTTTAATACCGGGTATATCAATTATTGCGCCTCCAAAATCCCATTCATACATTTGCGCAAATGTGGTGGTATGTTTCCCTTTTTCATTATAATTTGATATAGTCGCTACTTTTAAATTTAAATTTTCTTGTAAAGCATTGATGGTAGAAGATTTTCCACTTCCTGAATGTCCTATAAATACAGAAGTTTTATCTTTTATTTTATTTTTCAACTCTTCTATATGAAGATTGGTCAATGCAGAAATTCGTAAGGTTGAATATCCTATATTTTGATAAATATTTTCAATCTCTTGCAATTCTTCTAACTCCGTTTCGGATAACAAATCGATTTTATTAAACACAATCAAAACAGGAATCTGATAGGCTTCACAAGTAATTAAGCATCGATTTAAAAAACCTAAAGAAGTTTGAGGATGTTTTAGGGTAAAAACTATACAAGCCAAATCTATATTGGATGCTATAATATGTGTTTCTTTAGATAAATTAACCGATTTGCGAATAATATAATTTTTTCGAGGATAAATTTTCGTTATCCAAGCAATATCATGATCTTCTAATTCGTATTGTATGCGATCTCCTACAGCTAACGGATTGGTATTTCTAATTTTATCTTTTTTAAACTTCCCGCGAATTCGAGCATCATAAACTTTTCCCGTTGTTATGTCTTTTACCAAATACCAACTTCCTGTAGATTTTAATACGATTGCTTCATTCATAACTCAAAAATATAAAAAAAATGCATCCTAAATTGATGCATTTTTATTACTATCTAAAACTTATGATTATTCTTCCATAATTTTATTCTGCAATTCAACGGATTCTTTATGAATGGAAACTAAAAGATGTTCTAAAAAATCTTCTGATAATCCCATTCTTTCTCCATTGCGAATGGCTAAGTTTTTTAACACATTCCATCGATCGGGTTGAAATATAGCCACATTATGTTCTTTTTTAAGATTTCCGATCTTTTTTGCAACATCCATTCTGGCAGCTAATAATCCTAACAATTGGTTATCCAACTCATCTATTTCTCCTCTATATCGGCTTAATTTGGCTGAAAAATCATCCGAATTATCATTCTTTTTTCGCAAAGTAATATCTACCAAAATATCCTTTAAGGCTTCAGGCGTAATTTGTTGTTTGGCATCACTCCAAGCTTCATCCGGATTATTATGGACTTCAACCATTAATCCGTTATATTCTAAGTTAAAAGCTTGTTGAGCAACTTCTGCAATTAAATCTCTTCTTCCTGTTATATGTGACGGATCTCCTAAAATAGGAATATTGGGAAATCGGTCTTTAAGTTCTAAGGCTATCTGCCATTGAGGGTTATTTCTATATTTTGATTTATTGTGTGAAGAAAAACCTCTATGAATCACCCCTAAATTTTTAATTCCTTGAGCTGCCAATCTTTCCAATGCCCCGATCCATAAATCTAAATCAGGATTAACAGGATTTTTAACTAAAACAATTTTATCTGTATCTCGTAAAGATTCTGCTATTTCTTGTATGGTAAAAGGGTTTACAGTTGAACGAGCTCCGATCCAAAGGTAATCCACATCAAATTCCAAAGCTAATTTAGCATGAGAAGCATTCGCTACTTCCGTAGCTATAGGCATATTAAATTCATCTTTTACCCTTTTAAGCCAATTAAGACCTATAGCCCCTACCCCTTCAAAGCTTCCGGGTTTAGTACGAGGTTTCCAAATACCGGCACGAAACACCTGCATATAATTCCGATCCATTCGCTCAGCTATTTCCATAACTTGCTTTTCACTTTCTGCACTGCACGGCCCTGCTATTACTAACGGCTTTTCGAATTGTTTAATCCAATTCTGGTCTAAATCTTGTAAACTCATAAATATGTTTTCTAAAAGTATGTAAATCTAAAATTTTTTTATTAAATGTCATAAAGTATTTTGCATTTTAAATGAATTTTTTATGTTTATATGAGAAGTGTTTTAGTAAAAACTGCAAAAGAGAATGAAATAAAATAATTTGCTTCTTCGTTTTTCTACCATACGAAATATAAGTTGTACATAATTCATGTTTGATAAGTTTACATGATTGCTAATAAATTTTATTAATTGTAGTTTGCTTCTCAAAAAAATTAGAATTTGTAATTGTATTTTTGTTAACTATTTAAAAAATTATGAAAGAAATTATAATTAGTATTTTTTTCAATATAGTTGTTTCAATCCTATTAAAACTATATAATAAGAAATCTAAAGGGGTTTCTTTAGTGATTACGTACAATTATTTATTTTCAGCAATTTTTTGCTATATACTTTTCAAACCCGATCTACCTTCTTTAAATTATTCATCGGCTCCGTGGCTCATTTATTTTCTAATGAGTATTTTAATGCCTGTAGTTTTTTTATTGATTGCTGAATCTATTAAATATACGGGAATTGCACGAACGGACATAGCGCAAAGAATGTCTTTACTATTAACAGTGAGTGCTTCTTTTTTATTTTTTAATGAGTCTATCAATTCTCTTAAAACCTTGGGATTATTGATTGGATTTATCTCAATACTCTTTATATTTTACGCTAAAAAAGGAGATCAAACTTTTCCTTATACTAAATTGTATCTCCTTATTCTTATATTTTTCGGATTAGGGATTATTAACATCTTATATAAATTAATAGCGGTAAATCAAAATTTTTCGTTTACAACTTCCACCTTTTTTATTTTCATTGGTTCTTTTATAGTTGGTTGTATTATTACTTTCGCACAAAAAATACGGTTTACTTTTAAAGAAATTTTATGGGGAATTGCTTTAGGTATTTTTAATTTCGGAAATGTATATTTTTATTTAAAAGCGCATCAAACTTTTAAAGATAATCCATCTCTTGTTTTTGCTTCGATGAATTTAGGAGTAATTGTATTGGGCAGCCTAGTTGGAATATTAGTTTTTAAGGAAAAAATGAATAAACTCAATTATTTGGGATTGGTACTTGCGCTAGCAGCCATTACAATAATTTCTTTATCCACTTAACTTGAAAATTTTTCGAAAACTCCCAGTCCGAATAATGCAAAATCATATTTCACGGGATCATCGGCATCCAGCATTTTTAAGTTTTTCATGAGAAGGGAAACCGATTTCCAATCATTTTGAGTTCTGGACAACAAGTTTAAAGATCTTGCCACATTACCGGAATGTACATCCAGTGGACAAACCAATTGGGATGGAGAAATGGAATTCCATAATCCAAAATCAACTTTATTAGGATCGTTTCGTACCATCCATCGAAGAAACATATTAATTCTCTTAGCTGATGAATTTTTGGCCGGACTGCTTATATGTTTTTGGGTTCGCTGTAAATGTTCTATTTCGAAAAATCGTTTTCTAAATCGTTCTATTACTAAGAAAGTGTCTTCTTCTTCTTTTTCTGCAGAAAAAACTTTTTCAAGTCCTCCGTGATTTTTATAAATATTTTGCAGGGATTTGATAAAAAACACTAAATCGTGTGAATTAAAAGTTCTGTGTATACTTCCTTCAATCTTTTTTAAATCTTGTAAAGTATGATTTAAGATAAAATCATGGGGTGCATGGTCTAAAATATGCATTATTTTTTCTGCATTTTTAATTATAGACTTTCTATTTCCCCAGGCTATAATTGCTGTTAGAAAACCTGAAATTTCAATATCTTCTTTTTTACTAAATCGATGAGGAATTTGAATGGGATCTGTTTCAATAAAATTGATTGTATTATATTGTTCTACCTTTTCATCTAAAAAGGGCTTCAATTTCAGAATTTTTTCCACGTTAATTATTTACCCAATAATGTAAATTAGCTAAAAGGAGCGATTTGAATTTCTAACCCATTTAGATCATTGGTAATTGGAATCTGACATCCTAAGCGACTATTTTCTTTAACATGAAATGCTTCTGAGAGCATGGCCTCTTCCTCATCTCCTTTTTCCGGTAAAGGAATATTGTTGCTCAAAATATAGATTTGGCATGATGCACACATCGCCATACCTCCACAAATTCCAATCGTTCCTTCAGGCACTAATTCATAAGCTCGTATTAATTCCATGATATTCATGGACATATCCGTCGGCGCTGAAACCGCATGTTTATTTCCTTCCCTATCGGTGATATTGATGGTTACTTCTGACATATAATTTGTTAAAATTACTGAATTGATTTAACAACCGGTTTTTCTGCTTCTTTTACTGTTCCGTCAAATCCTTGTACACCTCCAACGGTAGTATATTTTAAAACGTATTTTCTGTCGGGATATATTTTACTGTAAATACTTTGACACATCAAGGTGGCCTCATGAAAACCGCAAAGAATTAATTTTAATTTTCCCGGATATATGTTGATATCTCCAATGGCATAAATCCCCTCAATATTGGTTTGGTAATCCAACGCATTATTTACCTTGATAGCATTTTTTTCAATTTCCAATCCCCAATCGGCAATAGGTCCCAATTTAGGAATAAGGCCAAATAAAGGAATAAAATAATCCACTTCTTTATCAAATGTTTGCCCTTCCTTTTCAATTACTAAGGATTCTACCTTACCGTTCCCCTTGATTCCTACAATTTCGGCAGGAGTGATTAAATTTACTTTTCCTTGATTTTTTAATGATTGAACTTTCTCAACGGAATCAAGAGCGCCTCTAAATTCATTTCTACGATGAACCAATGTTACTTCTTTAGCGATATCTGCTAAAACAATGGTCCAATCCAACGCCGAATCTCCTCCTCCTGCAATTACTATTTTTTTATCCTTATATTTTTCGGGATCTTTTACAAAGTATTCAACTCCTTTTTCTTCATAATCGGCAATATTATCTATCAAAGGTTTTCTAGGTTCAAAACTCCCTAATCCGGCTGCAATCGCTACAGCTTTAGCATGATGCCGGGTACCTTTATCTGTAGTAACAATAAAAGTTCCGTCTGCTTGTTTATCAATGGTTTTAGCTGTTTCATTGAGAGTAAATCCGGGTTGAAATTGCTTGATTTGTTCGCGTAAATTTTTAACTAATTCACCTGCCTGAATGGAAGGATATCCCGGAATATCAAAGATCGGTTTTTTAGGATAGAGTTCTGTTAATTGCCCTCCAATGTTTGGAAGCGCATCAATAATATGACATCTTAATTTTAATAATCCCGCTTCAAATACAGCAAAAAGTCCTGTAGGACCTGCTCCTATTATCAAAATATCTGTTTCAATCATAATTTTTTCTAAATATTTTTATATAATAACAATGTATACAAGGTTTATTTAAAATCTATTTCTTCTAAGTAAAATAAGTTCTTATTTTTTATCTTCTTAATGATAAAACATTTTTAAATAATGCTGAAACTTACAGATAACTTATTTCCAAATAAATATTAAATTACTTTTAATTGGGGCTTATGTTCTATTTTATCTTCCAAAAACAATTTCCCTCTTAAAATACTTTTAATTAAATCCACAAATTTCTCTGCAAAAGTCGTTCTAATTTGATTGGTAGAATAAATTAATGATATTTCCCTGGAGGGTGAAGATGAAAAATATCTGATATTTTTCTTTTCTTCTTCCGATAAATTTTCTGATTCTAATAAAGGTAAAATGGTAAATCCGAACCCTTCATTAACTAAGTTAATCAGTGTAGTAAAACTTCCTCCTTCTAATTTTATATTAGAATTAATGGCTTCTCTATGCTTGCAAAGATCCAACACAACATCCCGAAAGCAATGGCCTTCTTCCAACATTAAAAGATAATTAAAGTCTAATTTATCAACATCTAAAACTGTTTCTTTATACATTTTCGCATCTTGCGGAGAAACGTAAGCTACTAATGGCTCTTTGTAAATAGGTTTTTCAATAATTTGATTGTCATGTAAAGGTGTACTTGCAATTCCAAAATCCAAATAGCCTTCTTTGATGCCTTTTAAAATGTCCTCAGTTTTCATTTCTTTAATAACCAAGTCAGATTCCGGATATTTACTCCTAAAAGTTTTATAGAAAAGTGGCACTAAGGTGGGGGTTATTGTAGGTATAATACCAATGACAACCGTTCCGTTCATACTTTTTTTATCTTCTTCTACAATTTGTGATAATTTATTAGCTTCAGATAAAATTATTTTGGCCTGTTCTACAATTTTCTTTCCTATAGGAGTTATTTTTATAGGATTAGTTGTTCTGTCGAAAAGCTCAACTCGTAACGTTTTTTCAAGCTTTTGTATCTGCATACTCAAAGTAGGCTGACTTACGAAAGCTTTTTCTGCTGCTATCGTAAAATTTTTATATTCGGCAACAGTTAATACATATTGTAGTTGAATTAAGGTTATCATTTAAGATAATGTTTAATTATTCTTTGCAATTTAACAAGATTATTCGAAATATTCACAAATTAATGCAGGTATTGTAACCTTTTACAAGTAATTTTCGTATATATAAATAAGTAAGTATAATTTGTAGGTGAGTAAACAGTTCATCTACTTTTGTTTAAGATAAAAAGAGTTACTATTAAATGAGACAATTAAAGATTACTAAGCAGGTAACGAACAGAGAAACAGCCTCTCT is a window from the Apibacter sp. B3706 genome containing:
- the rsgA gene encoding ribosome small subunit-dependent GTPase A, with the translated sequence MNEAIVLKSTGSWYLVKDITTGKVYDARIRGKFKKDKIRNTNPLAVGDRIQYELEDHDIAWITKIYPRKNYIIRKSVNLSKETHIIASNIDLACIVFTLKHPQTSLGFLNRCLITCEAYQIPVLIVFNKIDLLSETELEELQEIENIYQNIGYSTLRISALTNLHIEELKNKIKDKTSVFIGHSGSGKSSTINALQENLNLKVATISNYNEKGKHTTTFAQMYEWDFGGAIIDIPGIKEFELVDIHKEELQDYFPEILREKVYCKYNNCLHINEPQCAVIEAVKEGRISEKRYSHYLKLMQELK
- a CDS encoding bifunctional 3-deoxy-7-phosphoheptulonate synthase/chorismate mutase type II; this encodes MSLQDLDQNWIKQFEKPLVIAGPCSAESEKQVMEIAERMDRNYMQVFRAGIWKPRTKPGSFEGVGAIGLNWLKRVKDEFNMPIATEVANASHAKLALEFDVDYLWIGARSTVNPFTIQEIAESLRDTDKIVLVKNPVNPDLDLWIGALERLAAQGIKNLGVIHRGFSSHNKSKYRNNPQWQIALELKDRFPNIPILGDPSHITGRRDLIAEVAQQAFNLEYNGLMVEVHNNPDEAWSDAKQQITPEALKDILVDITLRKKNDNSDDFSAKLSRYRGEIDELDNQLLGLLAARMDVAKKIGNLKKEHNVAIFQPDRWNVLKNLAIRNGERMGLSEDFLEHLLVSIHKESVELQNKIMEE
- a CDS encoding DMT family transporter, translating into MKEIIISIFFNIVVSILLKLYNKKSKGVSLVITYNYLFSAIFCYILFKPDLPSLNYSSAPWLIYFLMSILMPVVFLLIAESIKYTGIARTDIAQRMSLLLTVSASFLFFNESINSLKTLGLLIGFISILFIFYAKKGDQTFPYTKLYLLILIFFGLGIINILYKLIAVNQNFSFTTSTFFIFIGSFIVGCIITFAQKIRFTFKEILWGIALGIFNFGNVYFYLKAHQTFKDNPSLVFASMNLGVIVLGSLVGILVFKEKMNKLNYLGLVLALAAITIISLST
- a CDS encoding TIGR02757 family protein, with the protein product MINVEKILKLKPFLDEKVEQYNTINFIETDPIQIPHRFSKKEDIEISGFLTAIIAWGNRKSIIKNAEKIMHILDHAPHDFILNHTLQDLKKIEGSIHRTFNSHDLVFFIKSLQNIYKNHGGLEKVFSAEKEEEDTFLVIERFRKRFFEIEHLQRTQKHISSPAKNSSAKRINMFLRWMVRNDPNKVDFGLWNSISPSQLVCPLDVHSGNVARSLNLLSRTQNDWKSVSLLMKNLKMLDADDPVKYDFALFGLGVFEKFSS
- a CDS encoding 2Fe-2S iron-sulfur cluster-binding protein, whose amino-acid sequence is MSEVTINITDREGNKHAVSAPTDMSMNIMELIRAYELVPEGTIGICGGMAMCASCQIYILSNNIPLPEKGDEEEAMLSEAFHVKENSRLGCQIPITNDLNGLEIQIAPFS
- a CDS encoding NAD(P)/FAD-dependent oxidoreductase; this encodes MIETDILIIGAGPTGLFAVFEAGLLKLRCHIIDALPNIGGQLTELYPKKPIFDIPGYPSIQAGELVKNLREQIKQFQPGFTLNETAKTIDKQADGTFIVTTDKGTRHHAKAVAIAAGLGSFEPRKPLIDNIADYEEKGVEYFVKDPEKYKDKKIVIAGGGDSALDWTIVLADIAKEVTLVHRRNEFRGALDSVEKVQSLKNQGKVNLITPAEIVGIKGNGKVESLVIEKEGQTFDKEVDYFIPLFGLIPKLGPIADWGLEIEKNAIKVNNALDYQTNIEGIYAIGDINIYPGKLKLILCGFHEATLMCQSIYSKIYPDRKYVLKYTTVGGVQGFDGTVKEAEKPVVKSIQ
- a CDS encoding LysR substrate-binding domain-containing protein — protein: MITLIQLQYVLTVAEYKNFTIAAEKAFVSQPTLSMQIQKLEKTLRVELFDRTTNPIKITPIGKKIVEQAKIILSEANKLSQIVEEDKKSMNGTVVIGIIPTITPTLVPLFYKTFRSKYPESDLVIKEMKTEDILKGIKEGYLDFGIASTPLHDNQIIEKPIYKEPLVAYVSPQDAKMYKETVLDVDKLDFNYLLMLEEGHCFRDVVLDLCKHREAINSNIKLEGGSFTTLINLVNEGFGFTILPLLESENLSEEEKKNIRYFSSSPSREISLIYSTNQIRTTFAEKFVDLIKSILRGKLFLEDKIEHKPQLKVI